The Suncus etruscus isolate mSunEtr1 chromosome 7, mSunEtr1.pri.cur, whole genome shotgun sequence genome includes a window with the following:
- the LOC126014509 gene encoding charged multivesicular body protein 2a-like — protein sequence MGTMNRQLKLPQIQKIMMEFERQAEIMDMKEEMMNDAIDDAMGDEDDEEESDAVVSQVLDELGLSLTDELSNLPSTGGSLSVAAGGKKAEAATSALVDADADLEERLKNLRRD from the coding sequence ATGGGCACCATGAACAGGCAGCTAAAGCTACCCCAGATCCAGAAGATCATGATGGAGTTTGAACGGCAAGCAGAGATCATGGACATGAAAGAGGAAATGATGAACGATGCTATTGATGACGCCATGGgtgatgaagatgatgaagagGAGAGTGATGCTGTGGTGTCCCAAGTACTGGATGAGCTGGGATTGAGTTTGACAGATGAGTTATCAAACCTCCCGTCCACTGGTGGCTCACTCAGTGTGGCCGCAGGTGGGAAAAAAGCAGAAGCTGCAACCTCTGCCCTGGTAGATGCTGACGCAGACCTGGAGGAAAGGCTCAAGAACCTGCGAAGGGACTAA